The following are from one region of the Candidatus Krumholzibacteriia bacterium genome:
- a CDS encoding MFS transporter, which produces MASRTHRIVSFLALRRSTVGVLAMVVLVGMGENMAERFLPIYILALGGGAMAIGLLQAMDNLLSALYSFPGGYLADRMGVKRALLVFNLVAIAGFALVILIPAWQAVLAGAVLFLSWSALSLPATISLLYKVLPQHKRTMGVSMLSLVRRVPKAIGPLLGGVFIALWGERDGVRLAFVAAMAMAVVALFLQQRLIADDSPGTAGALASPAERDPRKLYRLMNPAMKRLLVSDILIRFCEQIPYAFVVVWCMKTIAAPVTAVQFGLLTTIEMVVAMLIYIPVARLADRGAKKRYVLITFVFFTIFPLVLFYCHSFEWLVVAFVVRGLKEFGDPTRKSLIMDLCPEQNRAGMFGLYYLIRDVVVSVAALGGAFLWQISPELNLMTAFAFGIIGTTWFAAFGRDLREPSA; this is translated from the coding sequence GCCCATCTACATCCTGGCACTCGGCGGCGGGGCCATGGCCATCGGCCTCCTGCAGGCCATGGACAACCTGCTCTCCGCGCTCTACTCGTTTCCCGGCGGTTACCTGGCGGATCGCATGGGCGTCAAGCGCGCGCTGCTGGTCTTCAACCTGGTGGCCATTGCGGGCTTCGCGCTGGTCATTCTGATTCCGGCGTGGCAGGCGGTGCTGGCGGGCGCGGTGTTGTTCCTCTCCTGGTCGGCGCTTTCTCTTCCCGCCACCATCAGTCTTCTGTACAAGGTGCTGCCCCAGCACAAGCGCACCATGGGTGTGAGCATGCTCTCGCTGGTGCGACGGGTCCCCAAGGCCATCGGCCCGCTGCTGGGCGGCGTGTTCATTGCGCTGTGGGGCGAGCGCGACGGCGTGCGGTTGGCGTTCGTGGCCGCAATGGCCATGGCGGTGGTGGCGCTGTTCCTGCAACAGCGCCTCATCGCGGATGATTCGCCGGGTACGGCCGGGGCCCTTGCGTCGCCAGCCGAGCGCGACCCGCGCAAACTCTACCGCCTCATGAACCCCGCCATGAAGCGCCTGCTGGTGAGCGACATCCTCATCCGCTTCTGCGAGCAGATTCCCTACGCGTTCGTGGTGGTGTGGTGCATGAAGACCATCGCGGCGCCGGTGACGGCGGTGCAGTTCGGCCTTCTGACCACCATCGAAATGGTGGTGGCGATGCTCATCTATATACCTGTCGCTCGCCTGGCCGATCGCGGTGCCAAGAAGCGCTACGTGCTCATCACATTCGTCTTCTTCACGATATTCCCGCTGGTGCTCTTCTACTGCCACTCGTTTGAATGGCTGGTGGTGGCGTTCGTGGTGCGGGGCTTGAAGGAGTTCGGCGACCCCACGCGCAAGTCGCTCATCATGGATCTTTGCCCGGAGCAGAACCGGGCGGGGATGTTCGGGCTCTACTACCTGATCCGCGACGTGGTGGTTTCCGTCGCCGCACTGGGCGGGGCCTTCCTGTGGCAGATCAGCCCGGAGTTGAACCTGATGACGGCGTTCGCCTTTGGCATCATCGGTACCACATGGTTTGCCGCCTTCGGCCGCGACCTGCGCGAACCATCCGCATGA